A genomic region of Mycolicibacterium poriferae contains the following coding sequences:
- a CDS encoding circularly permuted type 2 ATP-grasp protein: MAVCAFRAARGRSRGHLATETARIARSNSKPVKRHDGVFGGYNKLGSYDQAFDEMFDGQGSVRAPYKGIHSELAPSDASELEARAEALGRAFIDQGITFSLSGQERPFPLDLVPRVISAAEWTRLERGIRQRVQALEMYLDDIYGEQEILRDGVIPRRLITSCEHFHREAVGIAPPNGVRIHVAGIDLIRDDQGNFRVLEDNLRSPSGVSYVMENRRTMARVFPNLFATHRVRAVGDYSSHLLRALRNAAANNVADPTVVVLTPGVYNSAYFEHSLLARQMGVELVEGRDLFCRDNTVYMRTTEGERQVDVIYRRIDDDFLDPMQFKPDSVLGVAGILNAARAGNVVISSAVGNGVGDDKLVYTYVPTIIEYYLGEKPLLANVDTFRCWLDEEREEVLDRIDELVIKPVEGSGGYGIVFGPDASEKELATITKKIINDPRGWIAQPVMQLSTVPTQVDNHLAPRHVDLRPFAVNDGDDVWVLPGGLTRVALPEGSLVVNSSQGGGSKDTWVLASRTSAADRELAGDEVVRALPTSGKSGGAKAAKTAPKAANKNGKADSSDNSNQQQQQQQNQLRQQQQ, translated from the coding sequence ATGGCAGTCTGTGCGTTCAGGGCAGCGCGAGGGAGGAGCAGAGGACACTTGGCGACGGAGACGGCACGAATCGCACGCAGTAACTCCAAACCGGTGAAGCGGCACGATGGCGTCTTCGGTGGATACAACAAACTCGGCTCGTACGACCAGGCCTTCGACGAGATGTTCGACGGTCAGGGCAGCGTCCGCGCGCCCTACAAGGGCATTCACTCCGAACTCGCGCCGTCTGACGCGTCCGAACTCGAGGCTCGGGCGGAGGCGCTGGGGCGCGCCTTCATCGACCAGGGCATCACGTTCTCGCTGTCCGGCCAGGAACGCCCGTTTCCGCTGGACCTCGTGCCGCGGGTGATCTCGGCCGCGGAATGGACCCGGTTGGAGCGGGGGATCCGCCAGCGGGTGCAGGCCCTGGAGATGTATCTCGACGACATCTACGGCGAACAGGAAATCCTGCGTGACGGTGTCATCCCGCGTCGGCTGATCACCTCCTGTGAGCATTTTCATCGGGAGGCCGTCGGAATCGCCCCGCCCAACGGGGTGCGCATCCACGTGGCCGGCATCGACCTGATCCGCGACGACCAGGGCAATTTCCGGGTGCTCGAGGACAACCTACGCTCCCCGTCGGGAGTCTCCTACGTCATGGAGAACCGCCGCACTATGGCGCGGGTGTTCCCCAACCTGTTCGCCACCCACCGGGTGCGCGCGGTCGGGGACTACTCGTCGCACCTGCTGCGGGCGCTGCGCAATGCCGCGGCCAACAATGTCGCCGATCCCACGGTCGTCGTGCTGACCCCGGGCGTGTACAACTCGGCGTACTTCGAGCATTCGCTGTTGGCGCGTCAGATGGGTGTCGAACTCGTCGAGGGCCGCGACCTGTTCTGCCGTGACAACACGGTGTACATGCGCACCACCGAAGGTGAGCGTCAGGTCGATGTCATCTACCGCCGCATCGACGACGACTTCCTCGACCCGATGCAGTTCAAGCCCGATTCGGTGCTCGGCGTGGCCGGCATCCTCAACGCCGCGCGCGCGGGCAATGTGGTGATCTCGAGCGCGGTCGGCAACGGTGTCGGTGACGACAAGCTGGTCTACACCTATGTCCCGACGATCATCGAGTACTACCTGGGTGAGAAGCCGCTGCTGGCCAACGTCGACACGTTCCGGTGCTGGCTCGACGAGGAACGCGAGGAGGTGCTGGATCGCATCGACGAACTGGTCATCAAGCCGGTGGAGGGTTCCGGCGGATACGGCATCGTGTTCGGTCCCGACGCGTCGGAGAAGGAACTGGCCACGATCACCAAGAAGATCATCAACGATCCGCGCGGCTGGATCGCCCAGCCCGTGATGCAGCTGTCCACGGTCCCCACCCAGGTCGACAACCACCTGGCCCCCCGCCACGTCGACCTGCGCCCGTTCGCCGTCAACGATGGCGACGACGTGTGGGTGTTGCCGGGCGGGCTGACCCGCGTCGCGTTGCCCGAGGGTTCGCTGGTGGTGAACTCCAGCCAGGGCGGCGGATCGAAGGACACCTGGGTGCTGGCCTCGCGCACATCGGCCGCCGATCGGGAACTGGCCGGTGACGAAGTGGTGCGAGCACTGCCGACGTCGGGTAAGTCCGGCGGTGCGAAAGCCGCCAAGACGGCGCCGAAGGCGGCGAACAAGAACGGCAAGGCGGACAGCTCGGACAACTCGAATCAGCAACAGCAGCAGCAGCAAAACCAGCTGCGGCAGCAGCAGCAGTAG
- the rpsT gene encoding 30S ribosomal protein S20, which translates to MANIKSQEKRIRTNERRRLRNKSVKSSLHTAVRGFRQAVESGDKEKAGELLASTNRKLDKAASKGVIHRNQAANRKSALAQAYNKI; encoded by the coding sequence GTGGCCAACATCAAGTCGCAGGAGAAGCGGATCCGCACCAACGAGCGCCGCCGTCTGCGCAACAAGTCGGTGAAGTCCTCACTTCACACGGCCGTGCGTGGGTTCCGTCAGGCCGTCGAGTCGGGCGACAAGGAGAAAGCCGGCGAGCTGCTGGCCTCGACCAACCGCAAGCTCGACAAGGCCGCCAGCAAGGGTGTCATCCACCGCAACCAGGCGGCCAACCGCAAGTCGGCGCTGGCCCAGGCCTACAACAAGATCTAG
- the holA gene encoding DNA polymerase III subunit delta, translating to MTGLHLILGDEELLVERAVGTVLRQARAAAGTADVPVDRLRAGEVSVSELAELLSPSLFADERVVVLESAAEAGKEAVGVIESAAADLPPGTLLVVVHSGGGRAKALADKLTKLGAEVHPCARLTKATERADFVRNEFRALRVKVGDDTVAAVIEAIGSDIRELASACSQLVADTDGQVDAAAVRRYHSGRAEVKGFEIADRAVVGDVAGAAEALRWAMIGGEPHVVLADALAEAVHTIARVGPLSGDAYRLAGELGMPPWRVQKAQKQARRWSRDSVAEAVRLVAQLNADVKGAAADADYALENAVRRVAELVSD from the coding sequence GTGACCGGACTGCACCTGATCCTCGGCGACGAGGAACTGCTGGTGGAGCGTGCCGTCGGCACGGTGCTGCGGCAGGCGCGCGCAGCCGCGGGCACGGCCGACGTCCCCGTCGATCGCCTGCGAGCCGGGGAGGTGAGTGTCAGTGAGCTCGCCGAGCTGTTGAGCCCGTCATTGTTCGCCGATGAGCGCGTGGTCGTGCTGGAATCAGCCGCCGAAGCCGGTAAGGAGGCGGTCGGGGTCATCGAATCCGCCGCCGCGGACCTGCCACCGGGCACGCTGCTGGTCGTGGTCCACTCCGGGGGCGGGCGGGCCAAGGCGCTGGCCGACAAGCTCACGAAGCTGGGGGCCGAGGTGCACCCGTGCGCTCGGCTCACCAAGGCGACAGAACGAGCTGACTTCGTGCGCAACGAGTTTCGTGCGCTGCGCGTCAAGGTCGGCGACGACACCGTCGCCGCGGTGATCGAGGCGATCGGCTCCGACATCCGCGAGTTGGCATCCGCTTGCTCGCAGCTGGTCGCCGACACCGATGGCCAGGTCGATGCTGCGGCCGTACGCCGGTATCACTCGGGCCGCGCCGAGGTGAAGGGCTTCGAGATCGCTGACCGCGCGGTGGTCGGCGATGTGGCGGGAGCGGCCGAGGCGCTGCGCTGGGCGATGATCGGCGGTGAACCGCACGTGGTGCTCGCCGATGCGCTCGCTGAGGCGGTGCACACCATTGCCCGGGTCGGCCCGCTGTCCGGTGACGCCTACCGGCTGGCCGGCGAACTGGGTATGCCGCCGTGGCGGGTGCAGAAAGCGCAGAAGCAGGCGCGCCGATGGTCGCGGGATTCGGTCGCCGAAGCGGTCCGCCTGGTGGCTCAGCTCAACGCTGACGTCAAAGGTGCGGCCGCTGACGCCGACTATGCGCTGGAGAACGCGGTCCGAAGGGTCGCGGAGCTCGTGAGCGACTGA
- a CDS encoding ComEC/Rec2 family competence protein, whose translation MTLLDLRLVPAALTSWAVTASGICWSWRGALIAAAAAVGITATTGWWAGCRDRRRKPDLRAVAAGAAAVALVGFGFAVAVGLRADHVRTHPVAQYFGRSTTVIVAPTETPRILTGGRVMFRATLVQLDGARSGGRVVVFASGSGYADLVVGQPAAFRTGVGHPTRRDLTVAVLAARGPPTRGQPAPVHQVAHRIRAAFAQAARLVLDTDQAAVLPALVLGDTSAVPAPVTAQFRVAGLTHLTAVSGANVTIVCGAVLLSAALVGPRIAVLLAAVALLGFVVVVQPSASVLRAAVMAAITLLAVVTRRRRQVLPALAATVVGLMVAAPELAVDAGFALSVSATAALVVLAPVWSRRLSGRGWPRPLADAVSVALSAQLVTAPLVAGLSGSVSLVGVTANLLVAPVIPPITVIGTAAAALCPLWPAGAQLLIRCTEPPVWWLLNVARYAAEMPAAAVPVPSGVPGVVTVAIAVAGVAATWHWAVSPRRDTIVR comes from the coding sequence ATGACTCTCCTCGATCTGCGGCTGGTCCCGGCGGCGCTGACGAGCTGGGCGGTGACGGCCTCGGGTATCTGCTGGTCCTGGCGCGGCGCGCTCATTGCGGCTGCTGCCGCGGTGGGGATCACCGCCACAACAGGGTGGTGGGCGGGGTGCCGGGACCGTCGCAGGAAGCCGGACCTGCGCGCGGTGGCCGCCGGTGCCGCAGCCGTGGCACTGGTGGGATTCGGCTTCGCGGTGGCCGTAGGTCTGCGGGCCGATCATGTACGAACCCATCCGGTGGCCCAGTACTTCGGCAGATCCACCACCGTCATCGTCGCCCCCACGGAGACGCCGCGAATCCTCACCGGCGGCCGGGTGATGTTCCGCGCGACGCTGGTGCAGCTGGACGGCGCTCGATCCGGTGGCCGGGTGGTGGTGTTCGCGTCGGGATCGGGATACGCGGACCTGGTCGTCGGTCAACCCGCGGCGTTCCGCACCGGTGTCGGTCACCCGACCAGACGCGACCTGACGGTCGCGGTGCTGGCCGCCCGAGGCCCCCCGACGCGGGGCCAACCGGCGCCGGTGCACCAGGTCGCACACCGGATCCGTGCCGCATTCGCGCAGGCGGCGCGGCTGGTGCTGGACACCGACCAGGCCGCGGTGCTGCCGGCGTTGGTGCTCGGAGACACGTCGGCCGTGCCCGCCCCGGTCACAGCCCAGTTCCGGGTCGCGGGTCTGACACATCTGACCGCCGTGTCCGGCGCCAACGTCACGATCGTGTGCGGCGCGGTGCTGCTGTCGGCGGCGCTGGTGGGTCCGCGGATCGCCGTGCTGCTGGCCGCCGTGGCGCTGCTGGGTTTCGTGGTCGTGGTCCAGCCGTCGGCCAGCGTGCTGCGGGCGGCGGTGATGGCGGCGATCACCCTGCTGGCAGTCGTGACGCGGCGGCGACGACAGGTGTTGCCGGCGTTGGCGGCCACCGTCGTCGGGCTCATGGTCGCCGCGCCGGAACTCGCCGTCGATGCCGGTTTTGCGCTGTCGGTGTCGGCGACCGCTGCGCTGGTGGTGTTGGCGCCGGTCTGGTCGCGCCGGTTGAGCGGGCGGGGCTGGCCACGACCATTGGCTGACGCGGTCAGTGTGGCGCTGTCGGCGCAGCTCGTCACCGCGCCGTTGGTGGCGGGATTGTCCGGATCCGTGAGCCTGGTGGGGGTGACGGCGAACCTGCTCGTCGCACCCGTCATTCCGCCCATCACCGTGATCGGCACCGCAGCGGCGGCGTTGTGTCCGCTGTGGCCGGCGGGGGCGCAGCTGCTGATCAGGTGCACCGAGCCGCCGGTGTGGTGGCTGCTCAACGTGGCGCGCTACGCCGCCGAGATGCCCGCTGCAGCGGTGCCGGTTCCGTCGGGTGTGCCCGGGGTCGTGACCGTTGCGATCGCGGTAGCGGGGGTTGCCGCGACGTGGCATTGGGCGGTGTCGCCGCGGCGTGACACCATCGTGCGGTGA
- a CDS encoding ComEA family DNA-binding protein, with the protein MPTELPADRLRRRLGADDSDAAAGGDDVEDDPDASLSRWLPDSPPAAGPAAWLARIRADPGQAGIVALGAVGAVAVLVTVLTLMGDRSPAVVSAKLPPVEPASSAAAMPAPEAAEPVVVSVVGLVHTPGLVTLEPGARIADALDAAGGALDGADMLGLNMARRVTDGEQIVVGIGAPPGQPTEMGSSVVTGADSSAGTADAAGPRASPAPGGPAGPVDLNTATVEQLDTLPGVGPVTAAAIVSWRDSNGRFTSVDQLGEVDGIGPVRLAKLRDLVLVG; encoded by the coding sequence ATGCCGACCGAACTGCCCGCCGATCGATTGCGCCGGCGCTTGGGCGCCGACGATTCCGACGCCGCCGCCGGGGGTGACGACGTCGAGGACGACCCTGATGCGTCCCTGTCGCGGTGGCTGCCGGACTCGCCGCCCGCAGCCGGTCCCGCGGCGTGGCTGGCCCGGATCCGGGCGGATCCGGGCCAGGCCGGCATCGTGGCGCTCGGGGCGGTCGGTGCGGTCGCCGTCCTGGTGACGGTGCTGACGCTGATGGGGGACCGCTCACCGGCGGTCGTATCGGCCAAACTGCCGCCAGTGGAGCCGGCATCGTCGGCGGCCGCGATGCCGGCGCCCGAAGCGGCCGAGCCTGTCGTCGTCAGTGTGGTCGGGCTGGTGCACACCCCGGGTCTGGTGACCCTCGAGCCGGGCGCACGCATCGCTGATGCGCTCGATGCGGCCGGCGGCGCCCTCGACGGTGCCGACATGCTCGGTCTGAACATGGCCAGGAGGGTCACCGACGGTGAGCAGATCGTGGTCGGGATCGGTGCGCCCCCGGGCCAGCCGACCGAGATGGGCAGCTCCGTCGTCACCGGCGCAGACAGCTCTGCCGGCACCGCCGACGCCGCGGGCCCGCGGGCATCGCCAGCGCCGGGTGGTCCGGCGGGCCCGGTCGATCTGAACACGGCCACTGTCGAGCAGCTCGACACGTTGCCGGGCGTCGGGCCGGTCACCGCGGCGGCCATCGTGTCGTGGCGCGACAGCAACGGCCGCTTCACCAGCGTCGATCAACTCGGCGAGGTGGACGGCATCGGCCCGGTCCGGTTGGCCAAGCTGCGCGACCTCGTGCTCGTGGGATGA
- a CDS encoding acyl-CoA dehydrogenase family protein, producing MTLPRLVPRSTTDPTAGTELRHEVRRFVADQLAAGGFTPSIDGWLCGWDEKFTTALAEQGWLGMTVPVEYGGHGRSFLDRFVVTEELLAAGAPMAAHWFADRQVVPSLLKYGTETQRREFLPKIVAGECFFAIGMSEPDSGSDLASVRTRAERVDGGWSLTGTKVWTSGAHHAHAFIALARTAPVDPAHRHAGLSQFIVDLRGAGVEIRPIISMTGAHHFNEVILDGAFVPDEMVFGEIGAGWQQVTSELAYERSGPERVLSTFAVLDACAAHVSAGQISRDPELGRLVARVAGLHQMSSAVAGALERHEPADVPAAVVKVLGTTTEGDIAEFAHLNDDGTAGASFSELAAAAVDQRPGFTLRGGTNEVLHGVIARGLGLR from the coding sequence ATGACCCTGCCTCGACTGGTACCCCGCTCGACAACCGACCCGACAGCCGGGACAGAACTGCGACACGAGGTACGTCGGTTCGTCGCCGACCAGCTGGCCGCGGGCGGATTCACCCCGTCGATCGACGGATGGTTGTGCGGGTGGGACGAGAAGTTCACCACTGCGCTGGCCGAACAGGGCTGGCTCGGCATGACGGTGCCGGTCGAGTACGGCGGGCACGGCCGGTCGTTCCTGGACCGATTCGTCGTCACCGAGGAGCTGCTGGCCGCCGGCGCCCCGATGGCCGCGCACTGGTTCGCCGACCGCCAGGTGGTCCCGTCACTGCTGAAGTACGGCACAGAGACCCAGCGCCGGGAGTTCCTGCCCAAGATCGTCGCCGGCGAGTGTTTCTTCGCGATCGGGATGAGCGAACCCGACTCGGGCTCGGACCTGGCCAGCGTGCGCACCCGTGCCGAACGTGTCGACGGCGGCTGGTCGCTGACGGGGACGAAGGTGTGGACGTCGGGGGCCCATCATGCGCACGCGTTCATCGCGCTGGCCCGCACGGCCCCGGTCGACCCGGCACACCGCCATGCCGGGCTGAGCCAGTTCATCGTCGACCTGCGCGGTGCGGGTGTCGAGATCCGGCCGATCATCTCGATGACCGGTGCCCACCACTTCAACGAGGTGATCCTCGACGGTGCGTTCGTCCCCGACGAGATGGTGTTCGGGGAGATCGGCGCCGGCTGGCAGCAGGTCACGTCGGAGCTGGCCTACGAACGCAGCGGCCCCGAGCGCGTGCTGTCGACGTTCGCCGTGCTCGACGCCTGCGCCGCACACGTATCGGCTGGGCAGATTTCGCGCGATCCCGAGCTCGGCCGACTGGTGGCCCGGGTCGCGGGCCTGCACCAGATGTCCTCGGCGGTCGCCGGTGCCCTCGAACGTCACGAACCCGCCGATGTCCCGGCCGCGGTCGTCAAGGTGCTCGGTACCACCACCGAAGGTGATATCGCCGAGTTCGCCCACCTCAACGACGACGGCACCGCCGGCGCGTCATTCTCCGAGCTCGCCGCCGCGGCGGTCGATCAACGCCCCGGCTTCACGTTGCGAGGGGGCACGAACGAAGTGTTACACGGTGTGATCGCACGGGGATTGGGACTGCGATGA
- a CDS encoding acyl-CoA dehydrogenase family protein, which yields MTMADVDPALTDMMDAVFAEYAASERPAEVALDADLWRRLDDLGLVRLTGSEESGGSGAGWREAAELLTVVVRHGVRIPLAEHDLLACWLLQAAGLPADAAVRTVAVVDEQGTAIGVPWASQAQRVVVVHPAGDGHAVADVGADQMTITAGANMIGEPRDTVAVDIAALEGAPISEELVSQLRLKSALVRSIQVCAALDQALALCIEHATSREQFGRPLAKFQAVQHLISDVAGEAALARSATEAALAAAVGADWAGAHVEFLVASARSCTGHATSVVVRNAHQVLGAIGTTREHRLHEYTRAALSWRAEFGSVRYWDEQVTDMAVRAGEGGLWSLICP from the coding sequence ATGACGATGGCTGACGTCGATCCGGCCCTGACGGACATGATGGATGCGGTGTTCGCCGAGTACGCCGCTTCGGAACGGCCGGCCGAGGTGGCGCTGGACGCAGACCTGTGGCGCCGGCTCGACGACCTCGGCCTGGTCCGGCTCACCGGTTCCGAGGAGTCCGGCGGTAGCGGGGCCGGGTGGCGCGAGGCCGCCGAGCTGCTGACCGTCGTGGTACGCCACGGGGTCCGAATCCCGTTGGCCGAGCACGATCTTCTGGCCTGTTGGCTGTTGCAGGCCGCGGGCCTGCCCGCGGACGCCGCCGTACGCACCGTGGCGGTGGTCGACGAGCAGGGCACGGCGATCGGTGTGCCGTGGGCATCGCAGGCCCAGCGGGTGGTCGTGGTGCACCCCGCCGGTGACGGGCACGCCGTCGCCGATGTCGGGGCCGACCAGATGACGATCACCGCCGGCGCCAACATGATCGGCGAACCGCGCGACACCGTCGCCGTCGACATCGCCGCACTAGAGGGTGCGCCGATCTCCGAGGAGCTGGTGTCGCAGCTGCGATTGAAGTCCGCCCTGGTCCGCTCCATCCAGGTCTGCGCGGCCCTCGACCAAGCGCTGGCCTTGTGCATCGAGCACGCGACATCCCGCGAGCAGTTCGGCCGCCCGCTGGCGAAATTCCAAGCGGTGCAACACCTCATCTCCGACGTCGCCGGGGAGGCGGCGCTGGCGCGGTCGGCGACCGAAGCGGCGCTGGCGGCCGCTGTCGGTGCGGACTGGGCCGGCGCACACGTCGAATTCCTGGTGGCGTCCGCGCGCTCGTGCACCGGCCATGCCACGTCGGTGGTGGTGCGCAACGCCCATCAGGTCCTCGGCGCGATCGGCACCACCCGCGAGCATCGGCTGCACGAGTACACCCGCGCTGCGCTGTCCTGGCGCGCAGAGTTCGGGTCGGTGCGGTACTGGGACGAACAGGTCACCGACATGGCAGTACGCGCCGGCGAGGGCGGACTCTGGAGTCTTATCTGCCCCTGA
- a CDS encoding SDR family NAD(P)-dependent oxidoreductase has product MGDTAPVAVVTGASRGAGRGIATALAERGWQVYGTGRTVGDDQGWGTGVQLDHRDDDAVGRLFDRVTAERGRLDLLVNNAAAISDDLVSAKPFWQKPRDLADVLDVGLRSSYVAAWHAAPLLLERPRGLIVFTSSPGSVCYMHGPAYGAQKAGIDKMAADMAVDFRDTTVATVSIWMGILLTDKLRSAFDGNPDALERFAEQAETPEFTGRVIDALFSDPALAELSGQTLIGAELADRYGITDSGGRTPPSHRQMLGAPRVPSTVVVR; this is encoded by the coding sequence ATGGGTGACACCGCACCGGTTGCCGTCGTGACCGGAGCCAGCCGCGGCGCCGGACGGGGCATCGCGACCGCACTCGCCGAACGCGGGTGGCAGGTGTACGGCACGGGCCGAACCGTCGGCGACGACCAGGGCTGGGGGACCGGGGTTCAGCTCGACCACCGGGACGACGACGCCGTCGGCAGGCTGTTCGACCGCGTCACCGCCGAGCGCGGACGGCTGGATCTACTGGTGAACAACGCCGCCGCCATCTCTGACGACCTGGTGTCGGCCAAGCCGTTCTGGCAGAAACCGCGCGACCTGGCCGACGTTCTCGATGTGGGTCTGCGGTCGTCCTACGTCGCGGCCTGGCACGCCGCACCGCTGCTGCTCGAGCGGCCCCGCGGCCTGATCGTGTTCACCTCGTCGCCGGGCTCGGTGTGCTACATGCACGGCCCCGCCTACGGCGCGCAGAAAGCAGGCATCGACAAGATGGCTGCTGATATGGCAGTCGACTTCCGCGACACCACGGTGGCGACGGTGTCGATCTGGATGGGCATCCTGTTGACCGACAAGCTCCGATCGGCGTTCGACGGCAACCCCGACGCGCTGGAACGCTTCGCCGAGCAGGCCGAGACACCGGAGTTCACCGGCCGTGTCATCGATGCGCTGTTCAGCGATCCGGCGTTGGCCGAGCTGAGCGGGCAGACGCTGATCGGCGCCGAACTCGCCGACCGCTACGGAATCACCGACAGCGGGGGACGCACGCCGCCGTCGCATCGGCAGATGCTCGGCGCGCCGCGGGTGCCGAGCACCGTCGTCGTGCGTTGA
- a CDS encoding NAD(P)H-dependent amine dehydrogenase family protein, producing MPTDRQLRVIQWTTGNIGRRSLHAIIGRDDMELVGVYAHGAGKVGVDAAELSGWPEPTGITATDDIDALISLRPDACCYNPLWPSIDELVALLESGINVCSSAAWITGGKQSPEDLERIRNACEKGRSTIFGSGAHPGMSNLVGMVVSGACERVDEIRITESVDCSTYESAGTQTAMGFSQDPETPGLAESVRRESEVFAESAAMMADAIGATLDRITFDVTFTEATDDSDLGFMQIPKGTVAGVHGYHRGWVGDHNIVSVGFNWIMGYHVTPPKPLEHGHVIQVFGLPNMRTVLHCLPPKDWTEPGFMGLGMIYTAMPVTNAVPAVVAAPPGIVTLADLPPITGRSAV from the coding sequence ATGCCGACAGACCGACAGTTACGCGTGATCCAGTGGACGACAGGCAACATCGGGCGACGCTCGCTGCACGCGATCATCGGACGCGACGACATGGAGCTCGTCGGCGTCTATGCCCACGGCGCGGGCAAGGTGGGCGTGGACGCCGCCGAGCTGTCGGGGTGGCCGGAGCCGACCGGGATCACGGCGACCGACGACATCGACGCACTGATCTCGTTGCGGCCCGACGCGTGCTGTTACAACCCGTTGTGGCCCAGCATCGACGAACTGGTCGCGCTGCTGGAGTCCGGTATCAACGTGTGTTCCTCGGCGGCCTGGATCACCGGCGGCAAGCAGTCACCCGAAGACCTCGAGCGGATCCGCAACGCGTGTGAGAAGGGTCGTTCGACGATCTTCGGCAGCGGCGCGCACCCCGGCATGAGCAATCTGGTCGGCATGGTGGTCTCCGGTGCGTGCGAGCGGGTTGACGAGATCCGGATCACCGAATCGGTCGACTGCTCCACCTACGAATCGGCGGGCACCCAGACCGCGATGGGGTTCTCCCAGGACCCCGAGACCCCCGGGCTGGCCGAGAGCGTGCGCCGCGAAAGCGAGGTGTTCGCCGAGTCGGCGGCGATGATGGCCGATGCCATCGGCGCGACCCTGGACCGGATCACCTTCGACGTCACCTTCACCGAGGCCACCGACGACAGCGATCTGGGGTTCATGCAGATCCCGAAGGGCACGGTCGCCGGAGTGCACGGCTACCACCGCGGCTGGGTGGGCGATCACAACATCGTCAGTGTCGGGTTCAACTGGATCATGGGCTACCACGTCACCCCGCCCAAGCCGCTCGAGCACGGACACGTCATCCAGGTGTTCGGGCTGCCCAACATGCGCACGGTGCTGCACTGCCTACCACCCAAGGACTGGACCGAGCCCGGCTTCATGGGGTTGGGCATGATCTACACGGCCATGCCGGTGACCAACGCGGTACCCGCTGTGGTCGCCGCCCCGCCGGGGATCGTCACGCTGGCCGATCTGCCGCCCATCACCGGACGCTCGGCGGTGTGA
- a CDS encoding CDGP domain-containing protein, whose product MRHCIVAALAVVLMAAAGLFTAAPHARAGCLPGGAPGVINKCDGPVQADGTWQRCVAVAEYVPRGFGSYLVPERHCDVMSAGRPHPNPEFANPPTHIPG is encoded by the coding sequence ATGAGGCACTGCATCGTCGCAGCACTCGCCGTGGTGTTGATGGCCGCCGCAGGTCTTTTCACCGCGGCGCCGCACGCTCGGGCGGGCTGCCTCCCCGGCGGCGCACCCGGGGTCATCAACAAATGCGACGGGCCGGTGCAGGCGGACGGCACGTGGCAGCGCTGCGTCGCGGTGGCCGAGTATGTGCCGCGGGGCTTCGGCTCCTACCTGGTGCCGGAGCGGCACTGCGACGTCATGAGCGCCGGGCGCCCGCATCCGAATCCGGAATTCGCCAACCCGCCCACGCACATTCCGGGCTGA
- a CDS encoding DegV family protein has product MSVVVVSDSSSRLGADERKQWNIREVPLHVLVEDQDLRDGVDEIPYDIHDRAKVTTAGATPAELTETYRQALADSGGDGVVAVHLSSALSSTYSAAVSASREFGAAVRVVNSRSAAMGVGFVAKAAARSAAAGADLDTVEDAARAALTRTQVFLVVHRLDNLRRSGRIKTAASWLGTALSLKPLLRLDVDGRLVLDQRIRTVTKAHAAMVERVAEVVGDHGADVVVHHVDNHDAADELGAALTRRLPQLSSLTVADMGPLLSVHVGAGAVGVAVHVAAQH; this is encoded by the coding sequence ATGTCGGTGGTGGTGGTCAGCGACTCGTCCTCGCGGCTGGGGGCCGACGAACGCAAACAGTGGAACATCCGCGAAGTCCCGTTGCACGTGCTGGTCGAGGACCAGGACCTGCGCGACGGTGTCGACGAGATTCCCTACGACATCCATGACCGGGCCAAAGTCACCACCGCGGGGGCGACTCCGGCCGAGCTGACCGAGACCTACCGTCAGGCGCTGGCGGACAGCGGCGGCGACGGGGTGGTCGCGGTGCACCTGTCGTCGGCGCTGTCGAGCACCTACAGCGCCGCGGTCAGCGCGTCACGGGAATTCGGCGCCGCGGTGCGGGTGGTCAACTCCCGGTCGGCGGCGATGGGGGTGGGGTTCGTCGCAAAGGCGGCCGCCCGCAGCGCTGCCGCCGGTGCGGACCTGGATACCGTCGAGGATGCCGCGCGGGCGGCGCTGACCCGCACCCAGGTCTTCCTGGTCGTGCACCGGCTGGACAACCTGCGCCGCAGCGGGCGGATCAAGACCGCGGCCTCCTGGCTCGGCACCGCATTGTCGCTGAAACCGCTGTTGCGTCTGGACGTCGACGGGCGGCTGGTACTGGACCAGCGCATCCGTACCGTCACCAAGGCCCATGCCGCGATGGTCGAGCGGGTCGCCGAGGTAGTCGGGGACCACGGCGCCGATGTCGTCGTCCACCACGTCGACAACCACGACGCCGCAGACGAACTCGGTGCGGCGCTGACCCGCCGACTACCGCAGCTGTCCTCGCTCACGGTCGCCGACATGGGTCCGCTGCTGTCGGTGCATGTGGGAGCCGGGGCGGTGGGCGTTGCGGTGCACGTCGCGGCCCAGCACTGA